A DNA window from Daucus carota subsp. sativus chromosome 3, DH1 v3.0, whole genome shotgun sequence contains the following coding sequences:
- the LOC108213983 gene encoding E3 ubiquitin-protein ligase PRT6 isoform X1: MDIDSPPPEPNSLSPQFRVVRRLALQGVPEENFEQLQPGLVAYVKENKFRVPELVSAILPSDDEALETAAAEAQHESTKNRGGPSLQDQFRESMIWLQWLMFESEPDIALNYLAELNVGQRGVCGAVWGDNDIAYRCRTCEHDPTCAICVPCFQNGNHQDHDYSIIYTGGGCCDCGDVTAWKRDGFCSKHKGAEKIQPLPQEFADSVGPVLESLLLCWKKKLQLAENIFLQSPIATGYTKLTDELTCAVVDMLLNFCQFSESLLCFVSSRVYSLDNLLDILVRAERFLGDAAVKKLHNLLLKLLGEPLFKYEFAKVFLSYYPTVVNEAVKECNDKILKKYPLLSTFSVQIFTVPTLTPRLVKEVNLLSILLECLGEIFCFCEGDDFRLQVSTWGNLYEITLRVVEDIRFVMSHSVVPKYVARDRHDISRTWMKLLAFVQGMSPEKRETGIHIEEENDSMHLPFVLGHSIANIHSLLVAGAFSDSSIEDADCELFCDTYSQDFDDQDSQRHAKVGRLSQESNVSSVSGRSSTADYAHKTAEITSDIFPVPTSASLLLFECLRAIEHWLVVDNTSSPFLNVLSPKITSNSGKKFFALKRTLSKIKKGKLRPNHTHFPTGNDTSTSNVQSKQNSLRSDCINGLNLESAVGMEQETGSTSVGDNALEGEYMNEAFRALSLSDWPDISYDVSSQEISLHIPLHRLLSLILQITFRRCYGDKSPHAITAGPDQLSVIHHDFFGHVLGGCHPYGFSAFVMEHPLRIRVFCAEVHAGMWRKNGDAAILSCEWYRSVRWSEQGLELDLFLLQCCAALAPSDLYVNRIIDRFGLSSYLSLDLERSSEYEPVLMQEMLSLIIQIVKERRFCGLTPAECLQRELIYKLSTGDSTHSQLVKSLPRDLSKIGTLQEILDKVAVYSNPSGINQGMYKLRLAYYKELDLYHPRWTSRDLQIAEERYLRFCNVSALATQLPKWTNIYNPLNGLARIATSKPVLELVRATLYYAVFTDKSTISRAPDGVLVIALHLLSLAIDICYMWKESGEWSNSSADSVPILAFAGEEIKTGTSTGCNGHSLLSLLVSLMKIHRLENPENLAEAGSLNLSSLIDNLLKKFAELDHGCMTRLQRFAPEVVNKLLQAKSNSDKSITALDSESDKRKAKARERQAAVLEKMRAQQSKFMASVKSSTDEGLDASKVVQEVSSSDGGPELEDAEQVICSLCHDPKSKSPLSFLILLQKSRLLGLVDRGPPSWDLLEKKCVATSIHTTSTSSPRSNVSTSSELSSSQLTHLIQNAVNEFASHGQPREVNAFLEFVRSRFPATNIQLPDSLDVRREGDLLSLESLEERMYVLIRGAMHDNLMHSDLVDKMGSSAARDDVMTRNEEAKTLLLGKYIAAFSKESLDNPSPSGSTSSHNKKPQSKSTTASQAYDGFSPSDCDGIYLSSCGHAVHQACLDRYLSSLKDRYIRRIVFEGGHIVDPDQGEFLCPVCRGLANSVLPALPGDSEKLCRLPIAPARDLSDSAVSITPCNAGVHSLHLQQASALLLSAAKISGNDEIIKATPMQHNGRIRPDPESIFRVLCGMYFPGKDKIVSSGRVSQSMIMWDTLKYSIMSTEIAARSCRTSLLPEYSQTALLKELKSSSGFILSLLLKNVQNTRTKDALSFLLRLKGIKLFAESICSGFSVEKFPSHPCRQGGNMLCILENAETELRYPDIQFWARASDPILARDAFSSLMWVLFCLPWPTLVCEESFLSLVHIFYAVTITQAILTYRGKRQCSITELGYHDCLVSDIYKFMEESGVPQQYFVSNYTDTYSDIKDYIRSLSFPYLRRCALLWKVIHSSMPVPFSHGAHVSESSSNATDVTLGYETNCSREELTEVEELEKMFKISPMHFVLRDEVLRSLASKWLRHFSQECKVRSLQCTTKLTPTVPYKLMLLPHLYQDLLQRYIKQTCSLCGKVPDDPALCLLCGDLCSPNWRPCCKKSGCQAHAMICGAGTGVFLLIRKTTILLQRSARQAPWPSPYLDMYGEEDIEMHRGKPLYLNQERYAALTYMVASHGLDRSSKVLRQTTVGGFFML, translated from the exons ATGGATATTGACTCTCCTCCTCCTGAACCTAATTCTCTCTCTCCTCAATTTCGTGTTGTCagg AGGCTTGCTTTACAAGGAGTTCCCGAAGAAAACTTTGAGCAGCTTCAACCTGGCTTGGTTGCATATGTCAAGGAAAACAAGTTTCGTGTTCCAGAATTAGTCTCAGCAATTTTGCCAAGTGATGATGAGGCTCTGGAGACTGCTGCTGCAGAGGCTCAACATGAGTCTACGAAAAATCGGGGGGGACCAAGCCTTCAAGATCAGTTCAGGGAAAGCATGATTTGGTTGCAGTGGTTGATGTTTGAGAGCGAACCTGATATTGCATTGAACTACTTGGCAGAATTAAATGTTGGTCAGCGGGGTGTCTGTGGAGCTGTCTGGGGGGACAATGATATAGCATATCGTTGTAGGACATGTGAGCATGATCCGACATGTGCAATTTGTGTTCCCTGTTTTCAGAATGGTAACCACCAGGATCATGACTATTCAATTATATATACTGGTGGTGGTTGTTGTGATTGTGGAGATGTGACTGCATGGAAACGTGATGGGTTTTGTTCTAAGCATAAGGGTGCAGAAAAGATACAGCCTCTTCCGCAGGAGTTTGCGGATTCTGTAGGACCTGTTTTGGAGTCCCTACTTCTTTGTTGGAAAAAGAAACTACAATTGGCagagaatatttttttacaaagtcCTATTGCGACAGGGTATACAAAGCTTACTGATGAGCTAACATGTGCAGTAGTGGATATGCTTTTGAATTTTTGTCAGTTTAGTGAGAGCTTGCTCTGTTTTGTTTCTAGTAGAGTGTACTCTTTGGACAATTTATTGGATATATTGGTTAGGGCAGAGCGGTTCTTGGGTGATGCTGCTGTTAAGAAGCTCCACAATTTACTTCTGAAACTGTTGGGTGAACCTTTGTTCAAATATGAGTTTGCGAAAGTTTTTCTAAGTTATTATCCTACTGTTGTGAATGAAGCAGTAAAAGAGTGTAAtgataaaattctaaaaaagtATCCACTGTTGTCCACATTTTCGGTCCAAATATTCACCGTGCCTACTTTAACCCCTAGACTCGTGAAGGAAGTGAATCTCTTGTCCATATTACTGGAATGCTTAGGTGAAATTTTTTGTTTCTGTGAAGGAGATGATTTTCGCCTGCAG GTCTCTACATGGGGAAATCTGTATGAAATAACACTTCGTGTAGTGGAAGACATTAGATTTGTCATGAGTCACTCTGTTGTGCCAAAGTACGTGGCCCGTGATCGACATGATATCTCTAGAACCTGGATGAAACTCTTGGCTTTTGTACAAGGAATGAGCCCTGAAAAGAGAGAGACTGGTATACATATAGAAGAAGAAAACGATAGTATGCATTTGCCATTTGTTTTGGGCCACTCTATCGCCAATATTCATTCTTTATTAGTTGCTGGGGCTTTTTCGGATAGTAGCATAGAGGATGCGGATTGTGAACTTTTTTGTGATACATATTCACAAGATTTTGATGATCAAGATAGCCAAAGACATGCTAAAGTAGGAAGGTTATCGCAAGAAAGCAATGTTAGTAGTGTATCAGGTAGGAGCAGTACAGCGGACTATGCACATAAGACTGCTGAGATTACGTCTGATATATTTCCAGTTCCAACATCTGCTTCTTTGTTATTATTTGAGTGTCTTCGAGCTATTGAGCATTGGTTGGTTGTTGATAATACGTCGAGTCCTTTTCTTAATGTCTTGTCTCCGAAGATCACCAGTAATTCTGGCAAAAAATTCTTTGCATTGAAGAGGACATTATCTAAAATTAAGAAGGGCAAACTTAGGCCAAACCATACTCATTTTCCTACAGGTAATGACACAAGCACCAGCAATGTTCAAAGTAAACAAAATTCTTTACGAAGTGATTGTATAAATGGTCTTAATTTGGAAAGTGCAGTAGGCATGGAACAAGAAACTGGGTCCACAAGTGTTGGTGATAATGCACTAGAAGGGGAGTATATGAATGAAGCTTTTCGTGCTCTGAGTTTGTCGGATTGGCCTGATATATCTTATGATGTTAGCTCACAGGAAATTTCTCTTCACATTCCATTACACAGATTGCTGTCATTAATATTACAGATAACTTTTAGAAGATGTTATGGAGATAAATCCCCTCATGCGATCACTGCTGGTCCTGATCAATTATCAGTTATCCATCACGATTTCTTTGGTCATGTTCTAGGAGGGTGCCATCCTTATGGGTTTTCTGCATTTGTCATGGAGCATCCACTACGAATTAGGGTATTCTGTGCTGAGGTTCATGCTGGTATGTGGCGAAAGAATGGGGATGCTGCCATTTTATCATGCGAGTGGTATCGTTCTGTTCGCTG GTCTGAGCAGGGCCTTGAGCTTGATCTATTTCTGCTTCAGTGCTGTGCCGCATTAGCTCCATCAGATCTGTATGTCAATAGAATTATTGACCGATTTGGACTTTCAAGTTATCTATCCTTGGATCTTGAACGTTCTAGCGA GTACGAACCGGTTTTGATGCAAGAAATGCTCTCCCTTATCATACAAATAGTCAAAGAAAGACGTTTTTGTGGATTAACCCCTGCTGAATGTTTGCAACGTGAGTTAATATACAAGTTATCCACAGGAGATTCAACACATAGTCAGTTGGTGAAATCTCTCCCACGTGATCTTTCCAAAATTGGCACTCTACAGGAGATATTGGATAAAGTAGCAGTCTACTCAAATCCATCTGGAATAAATCAG GGTATGTATAAACTGCGATTGGCATACTATAAGGAATTGGACTTGTATCATCCTCGTTGGACCTCAAGGGACTTGCAAATTGCAGAAGAAAGATACTTGCGCTTTTGTAATGTGTCTGCATTGGCAACTCAGCTTCCCAAATGGACAAATATCTACAACCCCCTTAATGGCCTTGCTCGAATTGCTACTAGTAAGCCGGTTCTTGAGCTTGTCCGTGCAACACTATATTATGCTGTATTTACCGATAAGTCAACTATATCACGGGCTCCTGACGGCGTCCTTGTAATTGCGCTGCACTTACTTTCTCTGGCAATAGACATTTGTTATATGTGGAAAGAATCTGGTGAATGGTCAAATTCTAGTGCTGATTCAGTCCCCATTTTAGCCTTTGCGGGTGAAGAAATAAAAACAGGAACTAGCACCGGATGTAATGGGCACAGTCTTTTGTCGCTTCTTGTTTCATTGATGAAAATTCATAGATTAGAAAATCCAGAAAATTTGGCGGAAGCTGGCAGTCTGAACCTATCCTctttgatagataacttgctcaaAAAGTTTGCCGAGCTTGATCATGGATGCATGACCAGACTGCAAAGGTTTGCACCTGAAGTAGTTAATAAACTGTTGCAAGCTAAGTCGAATAGTGACAAAAGTATTACAGCTTTAGACAGTGAGAGCGACAAGCGCAAGGCAAAAGCTCGAGAGAGGCAAGCTGCTGTATTG GAAAAAATGAGAGCCCAACAGTCTAAATTTATGGCAAGTGTTAAATCTTCTACAGATGAAGGTTTGGATGCTAGTAAGGTGGTTCAGGAAGTATCTTCTTCTGATGGTGGACCTGAGTTGGAAGATGCTGAACAAGTCATATGCTCTCTTTGCCATGATCCTAAATCTAAAAGCCCTTTATCTTTCTTAATTCTTCTCCAG AAATCCAGACTTCTTGGTTTAGTTGACAGAGGCCCCCCATCATGGGATCTGTTGGAGAAGAAATGTGTTGCTACCAGCATACATACAACGAGTACTTCATCCCCAAGGAGCAATGTGTCTACCAGTTCAGAACTTTCCTCTTCTCAGTTAACGCATTTAATTCAGAATGCGGTTAACGAATTTGCTTCTCATGGGCAGCCCAGGGAAGTCAATGCTTTCCTAGAGTTCGTCAGGTCTCGGTTTCCAGCAACAAATATTCAACTTCCTGACTCACTGGATGTTAGAAGGGAAGGGGATTTACTTTCTCTTGAGTCATTGGAGGAACGTATGTATGTTTTAATCAGGGGTGCAATGCATGATAATTTGATGCACTCAGATTTAGTGGATAAGATGGGGAGCAGTGCTGCAAGGGATGATGTTATGACAAGAAATGAGGAAGCGAAAACTCTTCTGCTTGGGAAATACATTGCTGCGTTTTCAAAAGAATCACTAGATAACCCTTCACCCTCAGGCAGTACGAGTTCTCATAATAAGAAGCCACAGTCAAAATCGACAACGGCTTCTCAAGCATATGATGGATTCAGCCCCTCAGATTGCGACGGAATATATCTTTCTTCCTGTGGACATGCTGTACATCAAGCATGTCTTGATCGATACTTATCTTCTCTGAAGGATAG ATATATTCGAAGAATTGTCTTTGAAGGAGGGCATATTGTGGATCCTGATCAG GGAGAATTTTTATGCCCAGTATGTCGTGGACTTGCAAATTCCGTCTTGCCAGCATTACCAGGAGATTCAGAGAAGCTTTGCAGGCTTCCAATTGCACCAGCTCGTGATCTATCAGATTCGGCAGTTTCGATCACTCCATGTAATGCAGGGGTTCATTcccttcatcttcaacaagcctCAGCTCTTTTGCTAAGTGCAGCTAAAATCTCTGGGAATGATGAAATTATAAAGGCCACCCCAATGCAACATAATGGAAGGATACGACCAGACCCTGAAAGTATATTCCGCGTACTCTGTGGAATGTATTTTCCTGGGAAGGATAAGATTGTCAGTTCTGGTCGAGTAAGCCAATCGATGATTATGTGGGACACACTTAAGTACTCCATCATGTCAACTGAAATTGCAGCTCGCTCTTGCCGAACTTCATTGTTACCGGAGTATAGTCAGACTGCTTTACTGAAGGAACTTAAATCTTCTAGTGGGTTTATATTATCCTTGTTGCTTAAAAATGTTCAGAACACGAGAACAAAGGATGCCTTGAGTTTCCTTTTGAGGTTAAAAGGCATTAAGCTCTTTGCTGAATCTATATGCTCGGGGTTTTCTGTTGAGAAGTTTCCTAGTCACCCATGCAGACAAGGAG GTAATATGCTGTGCATCTTGGAGAATGCGGAAACAGAATTAAGATATCCTGACATTCAGTTCTGGGCACGGGCATCTGATCCTATTCTTGCACGTGATGCTTTCTCATCGCTGATGTGGGTTCTATTTTGTCTTCCATGGCCAACCTTAGTCTGTGAGGAATCCTTCTTGTCTCTAGTTCATATCTTCTATGCCGTAACCATCACTCAG GCTATCCTTACATATCGCGGGAAAAGGCAGTGCAGTATAACTGAATTGGGATATCATGATTGTCTGGTTTCTGATATCTACAAATTCATGGAGGAATCTGGAGTACCTCAGCAGTACTTTGTTTCCAACTATACAGACACTTATTCTGATATTAAGGATTATATACGCAGCCTCAGCTTTCCATATCTGCGAAGATGTGCATTGCTTTGGAAAGTTATCCATTCTTCAATGCCAGTGCCATTCAGTCATGGAGCTCATGTGTCGGAAAGTTCATCCAATGCTACTGATGTTACTCTGGGATATGAAACTAATTGTAGTCGGGAGGAATTGACCGAGGTTGAGGAGCTagaaaaaatgtttaaaatttcaCCTATGCACTTTGTTCTTAGAGATGAAGTATTGCGTTCTTTGGCTTCTAAATGGCTACGTCATTTTTCCCAAGAGTGTAAAGTACGCTCTCTCCAATGTACTACGAAGTTAACCCCCACAGTTCCATATAAGTTGATGCTTTTGCCTCATCTTTACCAAGATCTGTTACAAAG GTACATAAAGCAGACCTGCTCTCTCTGCGGAAAGGTTCCAGATGATCCTGCTTTGTGCCTGCTATGTGGAGACTTGTGCTCACCTAACTGGAGACCATGCTGCAA AAAAAGTGGATGTCAAGCTCATGCCATGATATGTGGTGCGGGGACTGGAGTGTTTTTGTTGATCAGG AAAACCACAATTTTGCTACAAAGATCAGCACGTCAGGCTCCATGGCCGTCTCCTTATCTGGACATGTATGGTGAAGAG GATATTGAAATGCATAGGGGCAAGCCACTGTATTTAAATCAGGAACGCTATGCGGCTCTTACTTATATG GTTGCGTCGCATGGCCTTGATCGAAGTTCAAAGGTTCTACGGCAAACAACCGTAGGCGGATTTTTCATGCTTTAG